Genomic segment of Caproiciproducens sp. NJN-50:
CTGGCCCAAAAACACAACGCGGCAGGTGTGATTGTCCTGATGACGAAGTTCTGCGATCCGGAAGAGTTCGATTATGTTCCGATCAAGCGGGCCTGCGACGCCGCCGGCCTCAGAAATGTGAACATCGAAGTCGACTGCCAGATGGTGAACTATGAACAGGCCGGCACCATGCTTCAGGCATTCAAGGAAATGGGCTGAAAACGCGTCCTCAATGATTACGTCGGCTTTCAAAATGATGAATGGGGTAGAATTAACAAAAGGAGTAGAATTGCCATGATCAATAAAAATAAGATGCCGGTCGCGATTGGCGTAGCGTTTGTCTGGTTTACCACGCAGTTCGGCGGAGGCTTTGCCTCGGGCGCCCAGCTGTATTCTTACTTTGTCAAATTTGGAATTTGGGCACTGATTACACCGGTTCTCGCACAGGCTTTCGGCGCGTTCTTCCAGTGGTACGGCCTTCGCTATGCCAAGAGGCACGAGACCTATGATTATCGTACTTTTACCGATAAGTTTTACGGCGATTTCGGAGAAAAAGCCAGACCGATTTTTTCGAACCTGTACGAGCTCGTTTACCTGTTCACCATCTGCCTGGCCCCGTCGGTGGCCTTTGCGACGGGCGGCGCGACGCTGCACGCGCTGACCGGCATTCCGTACATTGTCTGCACCGTGATCATCGGCCTGATTATTTTCGTACTGACTATTTATGGGACCGACCTTGTCCGGGCGGCGGCTTCCACCGTTTCGGTCGTGATCATCGCGGGCCTGCTGCTGGTCTATGTTCCCAACATCTTTGCGCAGTGGGGAACGATCTCGGCCAACATCGGCCAGATGGCCGCCGCTCCCGCACCGGCGGGCCCGGCGTTTTGGAGGTGCTTCGTGTACGCAGCTTTCCAGCTGGCGTCGATCGGCCTTCTGATGCAGCATGCCGAGCCGTTTAAAGACGAGAAGGAAGCCAAGAAATCAATGGTTTACGGCTTTATCGTCAATGCCTTCATCATTTTCATGTGCACGGTCGGCCTGATTGCCATTGTCAACAACCCGGATCTGAAAACCGCTCAGGTTCCGACCCTGCTGATGGTCCAGACGGGCGTCGGCGCCTCGTTCCTCACCCCGGTCATCTCGATCCTGATCATTCTCGGCGCGGTGTCGACTGCCGTCAATATGATCGCGGGCGTGATTGCGCGCTATGTCAACGCCTGGAACAGGAAAGACGCCTCGCCGGAAGTGTCCAAGCAAAATCTGATGAAGCGCACCATTATCATCGCGGTGATTTTCACGCTGCTGACCTTTGCGATCGCGCAGTTCGGTCTGATTCCTCTCGTCAACACGGGATACGGATATCTTGGCTATCTGACGATTATCGTTGTCGTTGTCCCGTTTGTTGTCCACATGATTATGACGAAGAATGGGAAAATCGACGCGGAATACAAGAAAAACTGATTGAAAGCTACATTTATGATACAAGGAGATAGATCAATATGAGCAAACCGTTGGAAGGAGTCCGGGTCGTCGAACTGGCGAATTTTATCGCGGCGGCGGCCGCCGGACGGTTTATGGCAGATCTCGGCGCCGACGTCGTCAAGATTGAAGCGGCGAAAGGGGACCCGCTCAGATATACGGCGCCGTCCGAGGGCAGGCCGCTCGACATGGTTGAGAACACCACGTGGGACCTTGAGAACGGCAACAAACGCTGCATCTCTCTCAATATGAAGGACCCCGCCGGCAAAGAGGCTTTTTTCAAGCTCCTTGACACGGCCGATGTCCTGATCACCAACTGGAGAGTCCAGGCCCTCCAGAAGCTGGGACTGGACTATGACAGCCTGAAGGGCAGGTATCCGAAGCTGGTTTACGCCATCTGCACCGGATACGGCGAATACGGCCCGGACAGGAACCTTCCGGGGTTCGATTTCACGGCGTTTTTCGCCAGGGGCGGATATCTCGATTCGCTTCGCCAGAAAGGCACCGTCCCGATGAACGTTGTCCCCGGGCTCGGCGACCACAATGTCGGTATGAACCTGGCGGCCGGGATCCTGGCGGCTCTGTATCAGGCAAAAATCAAAGGAGTCGGAGAAAAGGTTGAAACATCCCTTTTTGAAAGCTCGATCTATAACATGGGCATGATGGTTGAGGCCTCCAATTACGAAGGCATCGCGCAGCAGTACCCGATCGACGTCAGGAAATCCGCCAACCCCTTCAATGCGGCGTGGAGGACCAAGGACGACCGTTTCATTCAGACCTGCATGCCGGATTACAATACATACTACAAGGCGTTTATCACGGCTGTCGGCAGGGAGGATCTTGTGGGCAGCGAGAACTATTTCCCGATTCTGACCTGCCAGGAGAAGGGCCTCACTTCCGAGGTTTACGATATTGTCATGGATGCGTTCAGCAAGAAAACCGTCGAGGAGTGGAAAGAAATTCTGGTGGCGGCCGACGTTCCGTTCTCCGTTGCCCAGAACTGGGTGGAAATCAGGAACGACAAGCAGGCCGAGGCAAACAACTGCTTCTACGACATGAAATACCCGAACGGCCATATCAGAAGACTGGTCAGGCTGCCGGTCAAGTTCCAGGAAATGGGCGTCCCGGATTACAGGCCGGGGCCGATGATCGGCGAGCAGGGGCCGGAGATCCTGAAAGAACTGGGATACGATGACGGGCAGGTCAGGGATATGTTGGAAAAGGGTTCTCTGTATGTCTGGAAAGATGAACATAAGAAGTAGAGATTAGTGAAGCGGCAAAACGGACTGTTGTCGATGGAGACGGACCCTTCGAAGACGGTCCGTTTTGCTTGAATTCACGATTCCGCAGGTGAGAACGATGGAACTTATCAGTAAAACAATCGGCGAATGCTTAAAAGAGCGCGTCCATCTCAGCGGAAGGTGCACAGCGATTGAAATGGGCGGCTTTCACTGCACGTTTGAGCAGCTGGATCGGTTTTCGGACTTTGCCGCGGCCCGGATGGAAGAAGACGGGGTCGGAAAAGGGACCCATGCGGGGATCTGGTGCGCCAACGGTCCGGATTGGGTGCTCGCTTTTCTGGCGCTTGCGAAGATCGGCGCCGTGCCCGTGCTGATCAACACCTGCTTTCGGGACGCGGAGGTCACACGCGTCCTCAATTACGCAGATGTGGAGGTCCTGTACTACGGTGCAGGCAATGAAAGCCTGATCGAGAGGATCAGGAGAAAAACAGCGAGAGTAAAAAAATTTATTCCCATTGGGGAAAAGGGAGCCGGAACCTGGGCGGGCAGCCTTGTCGGAACCGCCCCTCCGCCGCCGGCCGATTTGAAAAGGGTGGAAGGGAAAAAGAAAGCGGTGAGACCGGAGGATCCGGCCTGCATGATTTTTACTTCGGGAACCACGTCCTTCTCCAAGGGAGTGCTTCTCAGCCATTACAGCCTGGTGAACAATTCCCGTGCCATGGTCGAAGCCATGCATTGGAAGGAAGACGATAAAATGTGCCTTACGGTCCCTCTGTTCCACTGCTTCGGGATCACGGCCGGAATCCTTGCCTGCCTGCTCAGCGGCGCGGAAATGGACCTGCTGCCCTGCTTTAAAACGGCCTACGTATGGGATGCGCTGGAACGCGGGCGCTGCACCATCCTGAACGGCGTCCCGAGCATGTTCCTGGCGCTGATCCGGAAGTCGGAGCATTGCGGACGGCGCGCCGACACCCTCAGGTCCGGCATCATCGCGGGTTCCCCCGTCACGCCGGAAGAATACGCGGAAATCTGCCGCAGGTTCCCCCAGATGCATCTGCAGCCTTCGTACGGCCAGACGGAAACTTCGCCGTGCGTGACGATCGCCGGCTGGGATGATCCCGGGGAAAAAAAGGGCGCGTCCGCCGGAAGATTGATCGACCATGTCAGCGCGCGCATCGCCGACCTCAAAACCGGCGGCGTTCTGGGGCGGGATCTCGACGGCGAAATTCAGGTGAAGGGGTACAATGTGATGCTTGGGTATTACAGGCTTCCGGAAGTGACGGCCGGAGCCTTTACCGAAGACGGCTGGCTCAGGACGGGAGATATCGGGAACTTTGACGGCTCCGGGGAGCTTCACGTCACCGGAAGGCTGAAAGAAATGATCATCAGGGGCGGAGAGAACATCTCTCCGCGTGAAATAGAGAGAGTCATCAAAAGGCTGAAATGGGTGGATCAGGTCAAGGTCGTGGGCGTCCCGGCCGACGTGCTTCAGGAGGAGATCGCGGCGTGCATCATACCGAGGCAGGGGTGCGGCATCAACAAGGATGAACTTGTGGATTTTTTAAAGCCGCGGCTGGCGCGGTATAAAATGCCCGCTTATATTTTAGAATTTGACGGTTTCCCAGTGAATGCGAGCGGCAAAATCGATTTAAAGGGCCTGAAATCAAAAGCGGCGGCCATGGCCGGCGAAGAAAAACGCGTCCGGAAAGACGGCGGCTGCGCGAAAATGAAATTTTAGCTAAACGGCGGATGGCCTTATTTACAGCAGGAGGAAAGAAATATGGCAGATGCGTATTTTACAGAGCAACATGAATTGATCAGGAAGTTGGCGAGCGAATTCTCCGAGAAAGAATTTACTAAAGATGTATTGGATCAGGTGGAGGCGACCGGAGTTTTTCCGGAAGAGCTGCTCGATAAAATGGCCGCGGCCGGATTTTTCGGGATCAAGATCCCGAAGGAGCTGGGAGGGCAGGGCGCGGACGCGCGGGCCTATGTCCTGGTGATGGAAGAAGTCGCGAGGGTGTCGGGCATCGCCAGCATCTATGTGTCGACTCCGAACTCCCTTTCGGGCGGCCCGCTGCTCCTCGCGGGCAACGACGAACAGAAGGCGAAATACCTGACCCCGGTCGTGACCGGGAAAAAGAAGCTGGCGTTCGCCCTCACGGAGCCGGGAGCGGGGTCCGACGCGAGCGGGATGGTGACCTCCGCGGTGAAGGAAGGGGACCATTACATCCTCAACGGGCGCAAATGCTTTATCACAATGGCTCCTCTTTCGGACTACGC
This window contains:
- a CDS encoding YkvI family membrane protein; this translates as MINKNKMPVAIGVAFVWFTTQFGGGFASGAQLYSYFVKFGIWALITPVLAQAFGAFFQWYGLRYAKRHETYDYRTFTDKFYGDFGEKARPIFSNLYELVYLFTICLAPSVAFATGGATLHALTGIPYIVCTVIIGLIIFVLTIYGTDLVRAAASTVSVVIIAGLLLVYVPNIFAQWGTISANIGQMAAAPAPAGPAFWRCFVYAAFQLASIGLLMQHAEPFKDEKEAKKSMVYGFIVNAFIIFMCTVGLIAIVNNPDLKTAQVPTLLMVQTGVGASFLTPVISILIILGAVSTAVNMIAGVIARYVNAWNRKDASPEVSKQNLMKRTIIIAVIFTLLTFAIAQFGLIPLVNTGYGYLGYLTIIVVVVPFVVHMIMTKNGKIDAEYKKN
- a CDS encoding CaiB/BaiF CoA transferase family protein; the protein is MSKPLEGVRVVELANFIAAAAAGRFMADLGADVVKIEAAKGDPLRYTAPSEGRPLDMVENTTWDLENGNKRCISLNMKDPAGKEAFFKLLDTADVLITNWRVQALQKLGLDYDSLKGRYPKLVYAICTGYGEYGPDRNLPGFDFTAFFARGGYLDSLRQKGTVPMNVVPGLGDHNVGMNLAAGILAALYQAKIKGVGEKVETSLFESSIYNMGMMVEASNYEGIAQQYPIDVRKSANPFNAAWRTKDDRFIQTCMPDYNTYYKAFITAVGREDLVGSENYFPILTCQEKGLTSEVYDIVMDAFSKKTVEEWKEILVAADVPFSVAQNWVEIRNDKQAEANNCFYDMKYPNGHIRRLVRLPVKFQEMGVPDYRPGPMIGEQGPEILKELGYDDGQVRDMLEKGSLYVWKDEHKK
- a CDS encoding class I adenylate-forming enzyme family protein, translating into MELISKTIGECLKERVHLSGRCTAIEMGGFHCTFEQLDRFSDFAAARMEEDGVGKGTHAGIWCANGPDWVLAFLALAKIGAVPVLINTCFRDAEVTRVLNYADVEVLYYGAGNESLIERIRRKTARVKKFIPIGEKGAGTWAGSLVGTAPPPPADLKRVEGKKKAVRPEDPACMIFTSGTTSFSKGVLLSHYSLVNNSRAMVEAMHWKEDDKMCLTVPLFHCFGITAGILACLLSGAEMDLLPCFKTAYVWDALERGRCTILNGVPSMFLALIRKSEHCGRRADTLRSGIIAGSPVTPEEYAEICRRFPQMHLQPSYGQTETSPCVTIAGWDDPGEKKGASAGRLIDHVSARIADLKTGGVLGRDLDGEIQVKGYNVMLGYYRLPEVTAGAFTEDGWLRTGDIGNFDGSGELHVTGRLKEMIIRGGENISPREIERVIKRLKWVDQVKVVGVPADVLQEEIAACIIPRQGCGINKDELVDFLKPRLARYKMPAYILEFDGFPVNASGKIDLKGLKSKAAAMAGEEKRVRKDGGCAKMKF